The following are encoded together in the Streptococcus oralis genome:
- the argS gene encoding arginine--tRNA ligase, which yields MNTKELIASELASVIDSLNQEAILNLLETPKNSEMGDIAFPAFSLAKVERKAPQMIATDIAEKINSQAFEKVVATGPYVNFFLDKSAISAQVLQNVITEKEHYADQTIGKQENIVIDMSSPNIAKPFSIGHLRSTVIGDSLSHIFQKIGYQTVKVNHLGDWGKQFGMLIVAYKKWGNEEAVKAHPIDELLKLYVRINAEAEKDPSLDEEAREWFRKLENGDEEALALWQWFRDESLVEFNRLYNELQVEFDSYNGEAFYNDKMDAVVDILAEKGLLVESEGAQVVNLEKYGIKHPALIKKSDGATLYITRDLAAALYRKNEYQFAKSIYVVGQEQSAHFKQLKAVLQEMGYDWSQDIVHVPFGLVTKEGKKLSTRKGNVILLEPTIAEAVSRAKAQIEAKNPELEDKDQVAHAVGVGAIKFYDLKTDRTNGYDFDLEAMVSFEGETGPYVQYAYARIQSILRKADFKPGTASNYSLNDAESWEIIKLLQDFPRIINRAADNFEPSIIAKFAISLAQAFNKYYAHTRILDESPERDSRLALSYATAVVLKEALRLLGVEAPEKM from the coding sequence ATGAATACAAAAGAATTGATTGCTAGCGAGTTGGCTAGCGTCATTGATAGCCTGAATCAAGAGGCTATTTTAAATTTACTGGAAACACCTAAAAACTCAGAAATGGGAGACATCGCCTTCCCTGCCTTTTCTCTAGCAAAGGTCGAGCGTAAAGCTCCTCAAATGATTGCAACAGATATTGCTGAAAAAATCAATAGTCAAGCCTTTGAAAAGGTTGTTGCTACTGGACCTTACGTCAACTTTTTCCTTGATAAAAGTGCTATTTCGGCTCAAGTGTTGCAAAATGTTATCACTGAAAAAGAGCACTATGCCGACCAAACCATTGGCAAGCAAGAAAATATCGTTATCGATATGTCTAGTCCCAACATCGCTAAACCATTCTCTATTGGGCACTTGCGTTCAACCGTTATCGGGGATAGCTTGTCACATATTTTCCAAAAAATCGGCTATCAAACGGTCAAGGTCAACCACCTAGGAGACTGGGGCAAACAGTTTGGAATGCTGATCGTTGCCTACAAGAAATGGGGAAATGAGGAAGCGGTTAAAGCGCATCCAATCGATGAACTTCTTAAACTCTACGTTCGCATCAATGCTGAAGCTGAAAAAGACCCTAGCTTGGATGAAGAAGCACGCGAATGGTTCCGTAAACTGGAGAATGGTGACGAGGAAGCCCTCGCTCTCTGGCAATGGTTCCGTGATGAAAGTTTAGTGGAATTCAACCGCCTTTACAATGAATTGCAAGTCGAATTTGACAGCTACAACGGAGAAGCCTTCTACAATGATAAGATGGATGCTGTTGTAGACATCCTCGCTGAAAAAGGACTTCTTGTGGAGTCAGAGGGAGCCCAAGTTGTCAATCTTGAGAAATATGGAATTAAACATCCAGCCCTTATCAAAAAATCTGATGGTGCAACTCTCTATATCACACGTGACTTGGCTGCAGCCCTTTACCGTAAAAATGAATACCAATTTGCCAAATCCATCTATGTTGTTGGTCAAGAGCAATCTGCCCACTTCAAACAACTCAAGGCAGTACTACAAGAGATGGGCTATGATTGGAGCCAAGACATTGTCCATGTTCCGTTTGGATTGGTAACAAAAGAAGGGAAAAAACTCTCTACTCGTAAGGGAAATGTCATCTTGCTAGAGCCTACTATTGCAGAGGCTGTTAGTCGTGCCAAGGCCCAAATCGAAGCGAAAAATCCTGAGTTAGAAGATAAAGACCAGGTTGCCCACGCTGTTGGAGTTGGGGCTATCAAGTTCTATGATCTTAAGACCGACCGTACAAATGGATATGACTTCGACCTTGAAGCTATGGTATCCTTTGAAGGAGAAACTGGACCTTACGTTCAATACGCCTACGCTCGTATCCAATCTATCTTGCGCAAAGCCGATTTCAAACCAGGTACAGCTAGCAACTACAGCCTGAATGATGCTGAAAGCTGGGAAATCATTAAGCTACTCCAAGACTTCCCACGTATTATCAATCGTGCAGCAGATAATTTTGAACCTTCTATCATTGCGAAATTTGCGATTAGTTTGGCTCAAGCTTTCAACAAGTACTATGCACATACACGTATCCTAGATGAAAGTCCTGAGCGCGACAGTCGTCTGGCCCTCAGCTACGCAACCGCAGTCGTCCTCAAAGAAGCTCTTCGTTTGCTCGGGGTAGAAGCGCCGGAGAAGATGTAA
- the argR gene encoding arginine repressor produces MRKRERHQLIKKMITEEKLGTQKEIQDRLEARNVYVTQTTLSRDLREIGLTKVKKNDMVYYVLANETDKIDLVEFLSHHLEGVARAEFTLVLHTKLGEAAVLANIVDANKDEWILGTVAGANTLLVICRDQHVAKLMEDRLLDLMKDK; encoded by the coding sequence ATGAGAAAAAGAGAACGGCATCAATTGATTAAAAAGATGATCACCGAAGAAAAACTTGGGACACAAAAAGAGATTCAAGATCGTTTAGAAGCTCGTAATGTTTATGTGACACAAACGACTTTGTCACGTGATTTGCGTGAAATCGGCTTGACCAAGGTTAAGAAAAATGATATGGTGTATTATGTACTAGCAAATGAGACAGATAAGATTGATTTAGTTGAGTTTTTGTCTCATCATTTAGAAGGAGTTGCAAGAGCAGAGTTCACCTTGGTACTTCATACCAAACTTGGGGAAGCTGCAGTCTTAGCAAACATTGTAGATGCAAACAAGGATGAATGGATTTTAGGAACGGTTGCTGGTGCTAATACCTTATTGGTTATTTGTCGAGACCAGCACGTTGCCAAGCTGATGGAAGATCGTTTGCTAGATTTGATGAAAGATAAATAA
- a CDS encoding DUF1129 domain-containing protein, which produces MSQIDLQKLTKKNQEFIHIATQQFIKDGKTDAEIKAIFEEVIPKILEEQAKGTTARSLYGAPTHWAHSFTVKEQYEKEHPKENDDPKLMIMDSALFITSLFALVSALTTFFSTDQAIGYGLITLLLVGLVGGLAFYLMYYFVYQYYGPDTDRSQRPPFWKSILVILAAMLLWLAVFFATSFLPAALNPILAPLPLAILGAALLVLRFYLKKRFNIRSASAGPSRY; this is translated from the coding sequence ATGTCTCAGATTGATCTACAAAAATTAACTAAGAAAAACCAAGAGTTTATCCATATTGCTACCCAGCAATTTATCAAAGATGGTAAAACAGACGCTGAAATCAAGGCTATCTTTGAGGAAGTCATTCCTAAAATCCTTGAAGAGCAAGCCAAAGGAACGACTGCACGTTCCCTCTACGGGGCTCCAACCCACTGGGCTCATAGCTTCACTGTCAAAGAGCAATATGAAAAAGAGCATCCAAAAGAAAATGATGATCCAAAACTCATGATTATGGACTCAGCCCTTTTTATCACCAGTCTCTTTGCATTGGTTAGCGCTCTGACTACCTTCTTCTCTACAGATCAGGCTATTGGCTATGGGTTGATTACCCTCTTGTTGGTTGGACTTGTAGGAGGACTTGCCTTCTACTTGATGTACTACTTTGTCTACCAGTACTATGGACCAGACACAGATCGTAGCCAGCGCCCTCCTTTCTGGAAATCAATCCTCGTCATCCTCGCTGCTATGCTTCTCTGGTTGGCTGTCTTCTTCGCAACAAGCTTCCTTCCAGCAGCTCTCAATCCAATCCTTGCTCCATTGCCTTTGGCTATCCTGGGAGCTGCTCTTCTCGTCCTTCGCTTCTATCTCAAGAAACGTTTCAATATCCGAAGTGCTAGCGCGGGTCCATCACGTTATTAA
- a CDS encoding helix-turn-helix domain-containing protein, producing MKLAEKLFELRKEKGWSQEKLAEQINVSRQSISKWESGQVLPEIEKIIELSKIFQVTTDYLLLDENSEKTSTEVILEEDKDKYYKEVKSFGLWQVIYIFVLALAIYLFLAGSSFPAEFTAWIWLTFVLLIASAIAISKTLKTKQRYLDKVIGLENPSNQDDSMKP from the coding sequence ATGAAACTCGCAGAAAAACTATTTGAGCTCCGAAAGGAAAAAGGTTGGTCCCAGGAAAAGCTAGCAGAACAAATCAATGTCTCTCGGCAAAGTATCTCCAAGTGGGAGTCTGGTCAAGTTCTTCCAGAAATCGAAAAAATCATTGAATTAAGCAAGATTTTTCAAGTGACAACTGACTATCTACTACTAGATGAAAACTCTGAAAAAACTTCTACAGAAGTGATTTTGGAGGAAGATAAGGACAAATACTATAAAGAAGTTAAATCTTTTGGCCTCTGGCAAGTGATTTATATTTTCGTCTTAGCTCTGGCTATCTATCTCTTTTTAGCTGGTTCTAGTTTTCCAGCCGAGTTCACCGCCTGGATTTGGCTGACCTTCGTTCTTTTGATTGCTTCAGCGATTGCTATCAGCAAGACTCTCAAAACCAAACAACGTTATCTTGATAAAGTGATTGGTCTTGAGAATCCCTCAAACCAAGACGACTCTATGAAACCTTGA
- a CDS encoding TfoX/Sxy family protein yields the protein MAYSQSLAQQIRKILALKLPPQIFEEELEEKKLFGGLAFMIRGKMVLTVSSRKDELVMVRIGKEMEKQVLPRTGAHTTLMRGRPYHGYIDLDIEGQKELPYWIDLALSYNQELTK from the coding sequence ATGGCATATAGTCAATCTTTAGCCCAGCAGATTCGCAAAATTTTAGCACTTAAACTTCCTCCCCAAATTTTCGAAGAAGAGCTAGAAGAAAAGAAACTGTTTGGTGGCCTTGCCTTTATGATTCGTGGGAAAATGGTCCTTACAGTCAGTTCCAGAAAGGACGAGCTGGTTATGGTGAGAATTGGCAAAGAAATGGAAAAGCAAGTTCTACCCCGAACAGGAGCTCATACTACATTGATGAGAGGGCGACCTTATCATGGCTATATAGACCTAGATATCGAAGGTCAAAAAGAACTGCCTTACTGGATTGATTTAGCCCTCTCCTATAATCAAGAGTTGACCAAGTAA
- a CDS encoding DUF3021 domain-containing protein, translating into MKKQIFHDAAAGVLIGLILSIIFSLIYAPNTYAPLSPDSLVGQVMVEHQVHGALILLYCMIIWSAIGVLFSFGRRLFNRDWSLLRATLSHFFLMLAGFVPLATLAGWFPFHWTFYLQLIPEFAIVYLIIWVILYKREAKKVDHINQLLAHKK; encoded by the coding sequence ATGAAAAAACAAATCTTTCACGATGCAGCCGCTGGTGTTCTTATCGGTCTCATCCTCTCTATCATCTTTTCACTCATTTATGCACCAAATACCTACGCTCCACTTAGTCCCGATTCTCTAGTCGGACAAGTGATGGTGGAACATCAGGTTCATGGTGCCTTGATCTTGCTCTACTGTATGATCATCTGGTCAGCTATCGGAGTTCTCTTTAGCTTTGGCAGGCGTTTATTCAATCGTGACTGGAGCTTGCTCCGTGCCACACTTTCCCATTTCTTCCTCATGCTGGCTGGCTTTGTCCCACTAGCGACTCTGGCTGGTTGGTTCCCCTTCCACTGGACCTTCTATCTCCAGCTCATTCCAGAGTTTGCGATCGTCTACCTTATCATCTGGGTTATTCTCTATAAAAGAGAAGCTAAAAAAGTAGACCACATCAATCAACTCTTGGCCCATAAAAAGTAA
- a CDS encoding LytTR family DNA-binding domain-containing protein yields MKVELQIKETYEEEKLIVQTPQTTEKVQKVIEFAENLDQKETIKGKIDDQVYLVKICKIQRFYIENRKVLAETASQTYTIDLRLYQVLDILPTTFIQISQSEIVNIDAISHLKLTPNGLVEIFLKNESFTYSSRRYLKTIKEKLEL; encoded by the coding sequence ATGAAAGTAGAACTACAGATTAAGGAGACTTACGAGGAGGAAAAGCTGATTGTCCAAACTCCTCAGACGACCGAAAAAGTCCAGAAAGTCATCGAGTTCGCAGAAAATCTTGACCAAAAAGAAACAATCAAAGGAAAGATTGATGATCAGGTCTACCTAGTTAAGATTTGTAAGATACAACGCTTCTATATCGAGAATCGCAAGGTTCTAGCAGAAACTGCATCTCAGACCTATACCATTGATTTGCGTCTCTATCAAGTTCTTGACATTCTGCCGACCACTTTCATCCAAATTTCCCAATCAGAAATCGTTAATATTGACGCTATCTCTCATCTCAAACTAACCCCCAACGGCCTGGTCGAAATCTTTCTCAAAAACGAAAGCTTCACCTACTCTTCACGCCGTTACCTAAAAACCATCAAGGAGAAATTAGAACTATGA
- the mutS gene encoding DNA mismatch repair protein MutS: MAIEKLSPGMQQYVDIKKQYPDAFLLFRMGDFYELFYEDAINAAQILEISLTSRNKNAENPIPMAGVPYHSAQQYIDVLIEQGYKVAIAEQMEDPKQAVGVVKREVVQVITPGTVVDSSKPDSQNNFLVALDRDGNQFGLAYMDLVTGDFYVTGLLDFTLVCGEIRNLKAREVVLGYDLSEEEEQILSRQMNLVLSHEKEGFEDIHLLDSRLASVEQAAASKLLQYVHRTQMRELNHLKQVIRYEIKDFLQMDYATKASLDLVENARSGKKQGSLFWLLDKTKTAMGMRLLRSWIHRPLIDKERIVQRQEVVQVFLDHFFERSDLTDSLKGVYDIERLASRVSFGKTNPKDLLQLATTLSSVPRIRAILEGMEQPALAYLIAQLDAIPELESLISAAIAPEAPHVITEGGIIRTGFDETLDKYRRVLREGTSWIAEIEAKERENSGISTLKIDYNKKDGYYFHVTNSQLGNVPAHFFRKATLKNSERFGTEELPRIEGDMLEAREKSANLEYEIFMRIREEVSKYIQRLQALAQGIATVDVLQSLAVVAETQHLIRPEFGDDSQIAIQKGRHAVVEKVMGAQTYIPNSIQMSEDTSIQLITGPNMSGKSTYMRQLAMTAVMAQMGSYVPAESAYLPIFDAIFTRIGAADDLVSGQSTFMVEMMEANNAISHATKDSLILFDELGRGTATYDGMALAQSIIEYIHEHIGAKTLFATHYHELTSLESSLEHLVNVHVATLEQDGQVTFLHKIEPGPADKSYGIHVAKIAGLPAELLARADKILTQLENQETESPAPMRETSAVTEQMSLFDAPAEHPILAELAKLDVYNMTPMQAMNVLVELKQKL; this comes from the coding sequence ATGGCAATAGAAAAGCTATCACCCGGCATGCAACAGTATGTGGATATTAAAAAACAATACCCAGATGCTTTTTTGCTTTTTCGGATGGGTGATTTTTACGAGTTGTTCTATGAAGATGCAATTAATGCAGCGCAAATTTTAGAAATTTCCTTAACAAGTCGGAATAAAAATGCAGAAAATCCGATACCCATGGCAGGTGTCCCCTATCATTCTGCCCAGCAGTATATCGATGTTCTGATTGAACAGGGCTATAAGGTAGCCATAGCCGAGCAGATGGAAGATCCCAAACAAGCAGTTGGTGTTGTCAAGCGAGAGGTGGTCCAGGTCATCACACCTGGAACGGTCGTTGATAGCAGTAAGCCGGATAGTCAGAATAATTTCTTGGTTGCCTTAGATCGTGATGGCAATCAATTTGGTCTAGCTTATATGGATCTGGTGACGGGTGACTTTTATGTGACAGGTTTATTGGATTTTACTCTCGTTTGTGGGGAAATTCGTAACCTCAAGGCTCGTGAAGTGGTGCTGGGTTATGACTTGTCTGAGGAAGAAGAACAAATTCTCAGCCGTCAGATGAATCTTGTGCTTTCCCATGAGAAGGAAGGCTTTGAGGATATTCATTTACTAGATTCACGACTGGCATCTGTGGAGCAAGCGGCGGCTAGTAAGCTACTCCAGTATGTTCATCGGACCCAGATGCGGGAATTGAACCACCTCAAACAAGTTATCCGCTATGAAATCAAAGATTTCTTGCAGATGGATTATGCGACCAAGGCTAGCCTGGATTTGGTTGAGAATGCCCGTTCAGGTAAGAAACAAGGCAGTCTTTTCTGGCTTTTGGATAAAACCAAAACGGCTATGGGTATGCGGCTCTTACGTTCTTGGATTCATCGTCCTTTAATTGATAAGGAGCGAATTGTCCAACGTCAAGAGGTGGTGCAGGTCTTTCTTGACCACTTCTTTGAGCGTAGTGATTTAACGGACAGTCTCAAGGGTGTTTATGATATCGAACGCTTGGCTAGTCGGGTTTCTTTTGGCAAGACCAATCCCAAGGATCTCTTGCAATTGGCGACTACCTTATCTAGTGTGCCACGTATTCGAGCGATTTTGGAAGGCATGGAGCAGCCTGCTTTAGCTTATCTCATCGCACAGTTGGATGCCATTCCAGAGTTAGAGAGTTTGATTAGCGCAGCGATTGCCCCTGAAGCCCCTCATGTGATTACGGAAGGTGGCATTATTCGGACTGGATTTGATGAGACCTTGGATAAATACCGCCGAGTACTCAGAGAAGGTACGAGCTGGATTGCAGAGATTGAGGCTAAGGAGAGAGAAAACTCTGGTATCAGCACGCTCAAGATTGACTACAATAAAAAAGATGGCTATTATTTCCATGTGACTAATTCGCAACTGGGAAATGTGCCAGCCCACTTTTTCCGCAAGGCGACGCTGAAAAACTCAGAACGTTTTGGGACTGAGGAGTTGCCCCGTATCGAGGGAGATATGCTGGAGGCGCGTGAGAAGTCAGCCAACCTAGAGTACGAAATCTTTATGCGTATCCGAGAGGAAGTCAGCAAGTACATCCAGCGTTTGCAGGCTTTAGCCCAAGGAATTGCGACGGTTGATGTTTTGCAAAGTCTGGCGGTTGTGGCTGAAACCCAGCATTTGATTCGACCTGAGTTCGGTGACGACTCACAAATCGCTATCCAGAAAGGGCGTCATGCTGTCGTCGAAAAGGTCATGGGAGCCCAGACCTATATTCCAAATAGTATCCAGATGTCAGAAGATACCAGCATTCAATTGATTACAGGGCCCAACATGAGCGGGAAGTCTACCTACATGCGCCAGCTAGCCATGACTGCGGTTATGGCCCAGATGGGTTCCTATGTTCCTGCTGAGAGCGCCTACTTGCCTATCTTCGATGCTATCTTTACTCGCATCGGAGCGGCAGATGACTTGGTTTCAGGTCAATCAACCTTTATGGTGGAGATGATGGAGGCTAACAATGCCATTTCGCATGCGACCAAGGACTCACTCATTCTCTTCGATGAATTGGGACGGGGAACGGCAACCTATGATGGCATGGCTCTTGCCCAGTCCATTATCGAATACATTCATGAACATATCGGAGCCAAGACCCTCTTTGCGACCCATTATCATGAGTTGACTAGTCTGGAGTCTAGCTTGGAACACTTGGTCAATGTCCACGTGGCAACCTTAGAACAGGATGGACAGGTTACCTTCCTTCACAAGATTGAACCAGGTCCAGCTGACAAATCCTACGGTATCCACGTTGCTAAGATTGCTGGTTTACCAGCAGAACTTTTAGCAAGGGCGGATAAGATATTGACTCAACTGGAGAATCAAGAGACGGAAAGCCCTGCTCCAATGAGAGAAACAAGTGCTGTTACTGAACAGATGTCACTCTTTGACGCGCCTGCAGAGCATCCTATCCTAGCAGAATTAGCTAAACTGGATGTGTACAATATGACACCTATGCAGGCTATGAATGTCTTGGTCGAGCTCAAACAAAAGTTATAA
- a CDS encoding SemiSWEET family transporter produces the protein MTKQKINQIVGSIGAFIGIVVFIAYIPQIFANLQGNKAQPFQPLSAAVSCLIWVIYGWTKEPKKDWILIIPNSAGVVLGGLTFLTAL, from the coding sequence ATGACTAAACAAAAAATAAATCAAATTGTCGGTTCAATTGGAGCCTTTATCGGGATTGTTGTATTTATCGCCTACATCCCACAAATTTTTGCCAATTTACAAGGCAACAAAGCTCAACCATTCCAGCCTTTATCCGCAGCAGTATCTTGTTTAATTTGGGTTATTTACGGATGGACAAAAGAGCCTAAGAAGGATTGGATACTAATTATTCCAAACTCAGCTGGCGTTGTCTTAGGTGGACTGACATTTCTTACTGCACTATAA
- a CDS encoding DNA-3-methyladenine glycosylase I, whose translation MTKRCGWVKMNNPLYVAYHDEEWGQPLHDDRALFELLCLETYQSGLSWETVLNKRQGFREAFHGYQIQAVAEMTDGELEALLENPAIIRNRAKLFATRANAQAFLQIQKTFGSFDAYLWSFVDGQTIINDVPDYHQAPAKTALSEKLSQDLKKQGFKFTGPVAVLSFLQAAGLVDDHENDCEWKNGN comes from the coding sequence ATGACAAAACGCTGTGGTTGGGTTAAAATGAACAATCCTTTATATGTGGCCTATCATGATGAAGAGTGGGGTCAACCCCTTCATGATGACCGTGCTCTTTTTGAGTTGTTGTGTTTGGAAACTTACCAGTCGGGTCTATCTTGGGAAACGGTACTCAACAAACGCCAAGGATTCCGAGAAGCATTTCATGGCTATCAAATTCAAGCGGTCGCGGAAATGACAGATGGGGAGTTGGAAGCCTTGTTAGAGAATCCAGCCATTATCCGAAATCGTGCCAAGCTCTTTGCGACGCGTGCCAACGCCCAAGCATTTTTACAAATCCAGAAAACCTTTGGCTCTTTTGACGCTTATCTCTGGTCCTTTGTTGATGGGCAAACCATCATCAATGATGTTCCTGACTATCACCAAGCACCTGCTAAAACAGCCTTGTCTGAAAAGTTGTCTCAAGATCTCAAAAAACAAGGCTTCAAATTTACAGGTCCAGTCGCAGTTTTGTCTTTTCTACAGGCGGCAGGCCTGGTTGATGACCACGAGAATGATTGCGAGTGGAAAAACGGAAATTAG
- a CDS encoding S66 family peptidase, with amino-acid sequence MISTIGIVSLSSGVIGEDFVKHEVDLGIQRLKDLGLNPVFLPHSLKGLDFIKDHPEARAEDLMQAFSDDSIDMILCAIGGDDTYRLLPYLFENDQLQKVIQQKIFLGFSDTTMNHLMLHKLGIKTFYGQSFLADICELDNEMLPYSFHYFKELIKTGRISEIRPSDLWYEERTDFSPKALGTARISHVNTGFDLLQGNAQFEGEILGGCLESLYDIFDNSRYADSTDLCQEYRLFPDLCDWEGKILLLETSEEKPEPDDFKKMLRTLKDTGIFGVISGLLVGKPMDETFYDDYKEALLDIIDNNIPIVYNLNVGHATPRAIVPFGVHAYVDTQKQVIRFDYNKK; translated from the coding sequence ATGATTTCTACTATTGGTATTGTTAGTTTGTCTAGTGGTGTTATCGGAGAGGATTTTGTCAAACACGAAGTCGATTTGGGTATTCAACGTCTCAAGGATTTGGGACTCAATCCTGTCTTTCTGCCCCATTCGCTAAAAGGGTTAGACTTTATCAAGGACCATCCGGAGGCACGTGCAGAGGATTTGATGCAGGCCTTTTCTGATGATAGCATCGACATGATCCTATGCGCCATCGGTGGGGATGATACCTATCGCTTGCTACCCTACCTTTTTGAAAACGACCAGCTCCAAAAGGTTATCCAACAAAAGATTTTTCTTGGCTTCTCGGATACAACCATGAACCACCTTATGTTGCACAAACTAGGGATCAAGACTTTTTATGGGCAATCCTTTCTAGCAGACATTTGTGAATTAGACAATGAGATGTTACCCTATAGCTTTCACTACTTTAAAGAATTGATCAAGACAGGAAGAATCTCAGAAATCCGCCCTAGCGACCTTTGGTATGAGGAACGGACTGATTTTAGTCCCAAGGCTCTGGGAACAGCTCGTATCAGTCATGTAAATACAGGCTTTGATTTGTTGCAAGGAAATGCTCAGTTTGAGGGAGAAATTCTCGGTGGTTGCCTTGAGTCCCTCTATGATATCTTTGACAATTCTCGATACGCAGACAGCACGGACCTCTGCCAAGAGTACCGACTCTTCCCTGACTTATGTGACTGGGAAGGAAAGATTCTCTTGCTAGAAACAAGCGAAGAAAAGCCTGAACCTGATGATTTCAAAAAAATGTTGCGGACTTTAAAGGACACGGGGATATTTGGGGTTATCAGTGGACTCTTGGTCGGAAAGCCAATGGATGAAACCTTCTATGACGACTATAAGGAAGCACTATTGGATATCATTGATAACAATATCCCGATTGTCTATAATCTGAATGTCGGTCACGCAACTCCAAGAGCCATTGTGCCCTTTGGCGTTCACGCTTATGTGGATACACAGAAGCAAGTCATTCGCTTTGACTATAACAAAAAATAA
- the ruvA gene encoding Holliday junction branch migration protein RuvA: MYEYLKGIITKITAKYIVLEANGIGYILHVANPYAYSGQVNQETQIYVHQVVREDAHLLYGFRSEDEKKLFLSLISVSGIGPVSALAIIAADDNAGLVQAIETKNITYLTKFPKIGKKTAQQMVLDLEGKVVVASDDLPAKVAVQTSAENQELEEAMEAMLALGYKATELKKIKKFFEGTTDTAENYIKSALKMLVK; this comes from the coding sequence ATGTACGAATATTTAAAAGGAATCATTACTAAAATCACTGCCAAATACATCGTCCTAGAGGCAAATGGTATAGGTTATATTTTGCATGTAGCCAATCCCTATGCTTACTCAGGTCAGGTCAATCAAGAAACTCAAATTTATGTGCACCAAGTTGTCCGTGAGGACGCCCATCTGCTCTATGGTTTTCGATCAGAAGATGAGAAGAAACTCTTTCTTAGTCTGATTTCGGTATCAGGGATTGGTCCGGTATCAGCTCTTGCTATCATCGCAGCTGATGACAATGCTGGCTTGGTTCAGGCGATTGAAACTAAGAACATCACCTACTTGACTAAGTTCCCTAAAATTGGCAAGAAAACAGCCCAGCAGATGGTGCTAGACTTGGAAGGTAAGGTAGTTGTGGCTAGCGATGACCTTCCTGCCAAGGTGGCAGTGCAAACCAGCGCTGAAAACCAAGAACTGGAAGAAGCCATGGAAGCCATGTTGGCACTGGGCTACAAGGCGACTGAGCTCAAGAAAATCAAGAAATTCTTTGAAGGAACGACAGATACAGCTGAGAACTATATCAAATCGGCCCTTAAGATGTTGGTAAAATAG